A window of the Paenibacillus woosongensis genome harbors these coding sequences:
- a CDS encoding cation-translocating P-type ATPase: MWHSKSQEEVLKELQVDPAVGLSEEEVRARLEQHGPNKLKGKPKKSMIALFMAQLKDMLIYVLLGAAVVTLIVGEYVDAIIILAVVLLNALIGVFQEHKAEKAIEALQQMTTPRSLVRRQGEVREINSEDIVPGDIVILDAGRYIPADLRLLDSANLQIEESALTGESVPSDKDASTLLDDPKTPIGDMSNMAFMSTLVTYGRGEGIAVATGMNTEMGKIATILDEDIHELTPLQKKLEELGKTLGFIAIGICVLIFVIGLIQKRDLFELFLTAISLAVAAIPEGLPAIVAIVLALGVTRMSKINAIVKKLPAVETLGSVNIICSDKTGTLTQNKMTVVKYYTATPLGDEPPVELIKSFVLCSDATYENGESTGDPTEVALVVYGEQNNILKKSLEAEYKRVSEKPFDSDRKLMSTLNQTRTGYRVHTKGAIDQLLNISTSAVVGGEVVPLTEELKQQYLNAAEGMSDDALRVLGAAYKDTEQLLSPDEMEQDLTILGFVGMIDPPRLEVKDSIAEAKMAGITPVMITGDHRNTAVAIAKELGIADSIEQSMTGAEIDELSDDIFAQKIRNIRVFARVSPEHKVKIVKAYKAQGNIVSMTGDGVNDAPSLKNADIGVAMGITGTDVSKGASDMILTDDNFTTIVHAIREGRNIYANIRKTVTFLLSCNFGEVVAILASILFFWPLPLLATQILWVNLVTDTLPAIALGVDPGEKDVMKRKPRDPKESFFAGGAAFRAILGGLLIGSLTLVAFYLGLREHGFSLNSANISDEAMTYARTMAFVVLAASQLFYSFTKRSDTKSIFQVGLFSNKLLVGAVIAGLALQFASISIPFLAAAFKVHNLSLADWGVVIGLALIPLLVNELIKVFMRLRTVQ, encoded by the coding sequence ATGTGGCATTCGAAATCACAGGAAGAAGTACTCAAGGAGCTGCAGGTCGATCCGGCTGTCGGGCTTTCTGAGGAAGAAGTACGCGCAAGGCTGGAGCAGCATGGGCCGAACAAATTAAAGGGCAAACCGAAGAAAAGCATGATCGCACTATTTATGGCCCAGTTAAAGGATATGCTCATTTATGTACTCTTGGGCGCAGCAGTAGTCACGCTTATCGTAGGCGAATATGTGGATGCCATTATTATTCTAGCTGTCGTTCTGCTGAATGCACTGATTGGTGTGTTCCAGGAGCATAAGGCGGAGAAGGCCATTGAAGCCCTGCAGCAAATGACCACGCCTAGATCGCTCGTTCGCCGTCAAGGTGAGGTGAGGGAAATTAATTCCGAGGACATCGTACCCGGGGATATTGTCATACTGGATGCAGGTCGATACATACCGGCTGATCTTCGGCTGCTGGATAGCGCCAACTTGCAGATTGAGGAATCCGCCCTGACTGGGGAGTCTGTCCCATCGGATAAAGATGCTTCAACCTTGCTCGATGATCCCAAGACACCGATTGGAGATATGTCCAATATGGCCTTCATGTCCACCCTCGTAACTTATGGAAGGGGAGAAGGCATTGCGGTGGCTACCGGGATGAACACGGAAATGGGGAAAATTGCGACGATCCTCGATGAGGACATCCATGAACTGACCCCGCTGCAAAAAAAATTAGAAGAGCTTGGCAAGACACTGGGCTTTATCGCCATTGGCATCTGCGTACTGATCTTTGTTATTGGTCTTATTCAGAAGCGTGATTTGTTCGAGTTGTTCCTAACCGCCATTAGCTTGGCCGTAGCGGCTATCCCGGAAGGGCTTCCGGCCATCGTCGCCATTGTCCTCGCGCTTGGCGTGACCAGAATGTCGAAGATCAACGCGATTGTGAAGAAGCTTCCTGCCGTGGAGACGCTGGGCTCGGTCAATATTATTTGTTCGGACAAAACGGGCACACTGACCCAGAACAAAATGACGGTTGTTAAATACTATACCGCTACTCCGCTCGGTGACGAGCCTCCGGTAGAGCTGATTAAATCATTCGTGCTCTGCTCGGACGCAACGTATGAGAACGGGGAAAGCACGGGGGATCCGACGGAGGTTGCACTCGTCGTATACGGGGAACAAAACAATATTTTGAAGAAATCGCTGGAGGCTGAATATAAGAGAGTCTCCGAGAAGCCCTTCGACTCTGACCGCAAGCTCATGTCTACGCTAAACCAGACGAGAACGGGCTATCGTGTCCATACCAAGGGGGCAATCGACCAACTTCTGAATATCTCCACCTCTGCAGTCGTAGGCGGGGAGGTTGTTCCTCTAACCGAGGAGCTGAAGCAGCAATATTTGAACGCAGCCGAAGGCATGTCCGATGATGCTTTGAGGGTGCTCGGTGCTGCGTATAAAGATACGGAACAGCTTCTATCTCCGGATGAAATGGAACAGGATTTAACGATTCTAGGCTTTGTCGGCATGATCGACCCGCCGAGACTTGAAGTGAAGGACTCCATTGCTGAGGCGAAGATGGCGGGGATTACTCCCGTGATGATTACCGGCGATCACCGGAACACGGCTGTCGCGATCGCTAAAGAGCTTGGCATTGCGGATTCGATTGAGCAAAGCATGACGGGGGCGGAAATTGATGAGCTTTCCGACGATATTTTTGCTCAGAAAATCAGAAACATCCGAGTGTTCGCCCGCGTCTCGCCGGAGCACAAGGTGAAAATCGTTAAGGCGTACAAAGCGCAAGGCAATATCGTCTCAATGACCGGCGACGGGGTCAATGATGCGCCTTCTCTGAAGAACGCCGATATCGGCGTAGCGATGGGCATTACCGGTACCGATGTCTCCAAGGGCGCCAGCGACATGATATTGACCGACGACAATTTCACCACCATTGTACATGCGATCCGGGAAGGACGGAATATCTATGCGAACATTCGCAAGACGGTGACCTTCCTCCTGTCCTGTAATTTTGGTGAGGTAGTTGCCATCCTGGCATCGATTCTGTTCTTCTGGCCGCTGCCGCTCTTGGCTACACAGATTCTCTGGGTGAACCTGGTGACGGATACTTTGCCGGCGATCGCGCTTGGGGTGGATCCAGGCGAGAAAGATGTCATGAAACGGAAGCCGCGGGATCCGAAGGAGAGCTTCTTCGCCGGCGGAGCGGCGTTCCGGGCGATTCTCGGCGGTCTCCTGATCGGTTCTCTGACTTTGGTAGCCTTCTATTTGGGACTGCGAGAGCACGGCTTCAGCCTGAACTCGGCGAATATTTCCGATGAAGCAATGACGTATGCCCGGACGATGGCTTTCGTCGTATTGGCTGCATCGCAGCTGTTCTACTCCTTTACGAAACGGAGCGACACGAAGTCCATTTTCCAGGTCGGACTGTTCTCCAACAAGCTTCTGGTCGGCGCGGTTATTGCCGGGCTTGCCTTGCAGTTTGCTTCGATCAGCATTCCGTTCCTGGCTGCGGCCTTTAAAGTCCACAACCTGTCCCTCGCAGATTGGGGCGTGGTCATTGGTCTGGCTTTGATTCCGCTCCTCGTCAACGAGTTGATCAAGGTATTCATGCGCCTCAGAACAGTACAATAA
- a CDS encoding ABC transporter substrate-binding protein, with the protein MNKLKKMLGIMLVFTLVTVLAAACGKSDNSAAGENGAKGEGASNGAKEIYFLNFKPEIAEVYEKIAKDYEAETGVKVKVVTAASGTYETKLKSEISKKDAPTIFQINGPVGYQAWKDYTLDLKDTKLYSYLSDPSLAVTSDGGVYGIPYVVEGYGIIYNDAIMQKYFALPDKAVSISSASEINNFATLKAVVEDMTAKKDQLGIKGVFASTSLGAGEQWRWQTHLANLPLYYEFKDNTEFDNTVLAGLAANEVQFKYADNFKNIFDLYTNNSVTKGALLGGKSVADSMAEFALGQAAMVQNGNWAWGQINEVGGNVVKAEDIKFLPIYTGVNGEEKQGLAIGTENYLAINSKVSPEKQQASIDFLEWLFTSDKGKAYVTQELGFIAPFNTFNENEKPADPLAKEVMSWMEKDVTSVPWTFAAFPSEEFKNQFGDALLQYVQGNQSWDEVVKVFTESWAAEKAK; encoded by the coding sequence ATGAATAAGCTTAAGAAGATGCTGGGGATTATGCTTGTATTCACTCTGGTAACTGTGCTGGCTGCAGCGTGCGGCAAGAGTGACAATTCAGCTGCCGGGGAAAATGGCGCCAAAGGCGAAGGAGCTTCTAACGGAGCCAAGGAAATTTATTTCCTGAACTTCAAGCCGGAGATTGCGGAAGTATATGAGAAGATCGCGAAAGATTATGAAGCGGAAACAGGGGTTAAGGTCAAAGTTGTTACGGCAGCAAGCGGTACTTATGAAACGAAATTGAAATCGGAAATTTCCAAGAAGGATGCGCCGACGATTTTTCAAATCAACGGACCTGTCGGCTATCAAGCATGGAAGGATTATACACTCGATCTGAAAGATACGAAGCTTTACAGCTACTTGTCCGATCCAAGCCTTGCGGTGACGAGTGATGGCGGCGTGTATGGCATTCCTTACGTCGTGGAAGGCTACGGCATCATTTATAATGATGCGATTATGCAGAAATACTTTGCGCTGCCGGATAAGGCGGTTTCGATTTCCTCCGCCTCCGAAATCAACAACTTCGCTACTTTGAAAGCGGTTGTAGAGGACATGACGGCGAAGAAGGATCAGCTTGGCATTAAGGGCGTATTCGCATCCACTTCGCTTGGCGCTGGTGAGCAGTGGAGATGGCAGACACACTTGGCCAACCTGCCGCTGTACTATGAATTCAAGGATAATACGGAGTTCGACAACACCGTGCTGGCCGGTCTGGCAGCGAATGAAGTGCAGTTCAAATATGCGGACAACTTCAAGAACATTTTTGACCTGTATACGAACAATTCAGTGACGAAGGGAGCGCTGCTCGGAGGCAAATCCGTAGCTGACTCTATGGCTGAATTTGCGCTGGGACAAGCGGCGATGGTTCAGAACGGGAACTGGGCTTGGGGCCAAATCAATGAAGTAGGCGGCAACGTGGTTAAGGCGGAGGATATCAAGTTCCTGCCGATCTACACCGGAGTTAACGGCGAAGAGAAGCAAGGTCTGGCCATCGGTACCGAGAACTACCTTGCGATCAACAGCAAAGTGTCGCCTGAGAAGCAGCAGGCTTCGATCGATTTCCTGGAATGGCTGTTCACTAGCGACAAAGGAAAAGCTTACGTTACACAGGAATTAGGCTTCATCGCGCCATTCAATACGTTTAATGAAAACGAGAAACCGGCTGACCCGCTGGCGAAAGAAGTGATGTCCTGGATGGAGAAGGATGTGACCTCTGTTCCTTGGACGTTCGCGGCGTTCCCGAGCGAGGAGTTCAAGAATCAGTTCGGGGATGCTTTGCTGCAATACGTTCAAGGCAACCAATCCTGGGATGAAGTTGTGAAGGTGTTCACGGAGAGCTGGGCAGCAGAGAAGGCAAAATAA
- a CDS encoding carbohydrate ABC transporter permease, with product MQKSMKKYFALFALPTIIAFSVAFVLPFILGVYLSFTEFTTVNDAKWVGLSNYVKAFSNQDFLNALWFTVKFTVVSVLTINVFAFILAMLLTRGKKGTNLFRTVFFMPNLIGGIVLGYIWQLIINGVLYKFDLTLTFDPKYGFWGLVVLMNWQLIGYMMIIYVAGIQNVPKDVIEVAKIDGASRFQVLRNVTLPLVMPSITICLFLTLSNSFKLFDQNLALTAGAPAKQTAMLALDIYNTFYGKTGWEGVGQAKAVVFFVLVALIALVQLLITRRKEVES from the coding sequence ATGCAAAAGTCGATGAAAAAATATTTTGCCCTTTTTGCATTGCCTACGATCATCGCCTTTTCGGTAGCTTTTGTTCTACCGTTCATATTAGGTGTATACCTCTCCTTCACGGAATTTACGACCGTGAACGATGCAAAGTGGGTAGGATTAAGCAATTACGTCAAAGCGTTCTCGAACCAGGACTTTCTGAATGCATTATGGTTTACAGTGAAATTCACTGTAGTTTCGGTACTGACGATCAATGTGTTCGCCTTCATTCTTGCGATGCTGCTCACCCGCGGGAAGAAAGGAACGAACCTGTTCCGCACGGTGTTCTTCATGCCGAATCTGATCGGCGGGATCGTGCTTGGTTACATCTGGCAGCTGATCATTAACGGCGTGCTGTATAAATTCGATCTCACCCTGACGTTCGATCCGAAGTACGGCTTCTGGGGACTCGTCGTGCTGATGAACTGGCAGCTGATTGGTTACATGATGATTATTTACGTCGCGGGTATACAGAACGTGCCTAAGGATGTCATTGAGGTGGCGAAAATCGACGGCGCCTCCCGGTTTCAGGTACTGCGCAATGTGACGCTGCCGCTCGTTATGCCATCGATTACAATTTGTCTGTTCCTGACCTTGTCGAACTCGTTCAAGCTGTTTGACCAGAACCTGGCTCTCACAGCAGGGGCTCCGGCGAAGCAGACGGCGATGCTGGCATTGGATATTTACAACACCTTCTATGGTAAGACGGGTTGGGAAGGCGTAGGCCAGGCCAAAGCGGTCGTATTTTTCGTCCTGGTGGCCTTGATTGCGCTCGTTCAACTGCTGATTACTAGAAGGAAGGAGGTTGAGAGCTGA
- a CDS encoding carbohydrate ABC transporter permease, which yields MQKTNRGADTLIFLILFLLAVAFISPILIVLMNSFKGKFFISDTPFLLPNSETFSGLSNYTSGIAKTDFISAFGMSLFITVFSVAVIVLFTSMTAWYITRVKTKFNQLLYYIFVFSMIVPFQMVMFTMTKTANVLNLDNPIGIILIYLGFGSGLSVFLFSGFVKSIPIEIEEAVMIDGCNPVQSFFKVVLPILKPIAITVAILNVMWVWNDYLLPDLVIGSEYKTIPIAIQYLKGGYGSIDMGAMMAMLVLAIVPIVIFYLLCQKYIIEGVVAGAVKG from the coding sequence ATGCAAAAAACAAACAGAGGAGCAGATACGCTCATCTTTCTGATTTTGTTCCTATTGGCGGTTGCCTTCATTTCTCCGATCCTGATCGTATTGATGAACTCATTTAAAGGAAAGTTCTTTATCAGCGATACCCCGTTTTTGCTGCCCAATAGCGAGACGTTCTCCGGGCTCAGCAACTATACGAGCGGGATCGCCAAGACGGATTTCATATCGGCGTTTGGCATGTCGCTGTTCATCACCGTTTTCTCCGTGGCCGTCATTGTCTTATTTACGTCCATGACCGCTTGGTATATTACGAGAGTCAAGACGAAGTTCAACCAATTGCTGTATTATATTTTTGTATTCTCCATGATTGTGCCGTTCCAAATGGTCATGTTCACCATGACGAAGACAGCCAACGTTCTGAATCTGGACAATCCAATCGGCATCATTCTCATTTACCTCGGTTTTGGTTCGGGATTATCCGTCTTCCTGTTCAGCGGGTTCGTAAAGTCAATCCCGATCGAAATCGAAGAAGCGGTCATGATCGACGGCTGCAATCCCGTACAATCCTTCTTCAAGGTCGTGCTGCCGATCCTTAAACCGATTGCGATCACAGTCGCCATTCTGAATGTGATGTGGGTATGGAACGATTACCTGCTGCCTGATCTCGTCATCGGAAGCGAGTACAAGACGATCCCGATTGCGATCCAGTATTTGAAAGGCGGATACGGCTCCATCGATATGGGCGCTATGATGGCTATGCTGGTGCTGGCGATCGTGCCGATCGTCATATTCTATCTGCTCTGCCAGAAGTATATTATAGAAGGCGTTGTTGCAGGGGCGGTAAAAGGCTGA
- a CDS encoding LacI family DNA-binding transcriptional regulator: MASITIKDIAKMCGVGVTTVSRAINNHPDISEETKAMIMKVIKDNHYVPNNSARNLKRSVSKTIAVLIKGITNPFFNPMIQVFEREIQRRKYSFILQRVDEKQDEIEVAIELEKEKRLKGIVFLGGYFSHSKDKLDQLTVPFVLSTIGMTEEFDPNDYSSVSVDDVKESYKIVDYLCNEGHRKIAIITAPMDDVSIGKLRYEGYKQALEQHGIEYNERLVRPMREDIDSYSMENGYEVTKELLQSGEEFTAIYAVSDSLAIGACKAIFEAGLSVPEDYSVVGFDGLDISFYYNPSITTIKQPTEEIAQETIKILFDLIDKKITHAHKTFPGELVIRNSTKRLN; this comes from the coding sequence ATGGCTTCTATTACAATTAAAGATATTGCCAAGATGTGCGGCGTCGGGGTAACTACGGTTTCTAGAGCCATCAATAACCATCCCGATATTAGCGAAGAGACCAAGGCGATGATCATGAAGGTCATCAAAGACAATCATTACGTACCTAACAATAGCGCAAGAAATTTGAAGCGCTCGGTATCCAAGACGATTGCGGTGCTGATCAAGGGGATTACCAACCCGTTTTTCAACCCGATGATTCAGGTGTTCGAGCGGGAAATCCAGCGGAGGAAGTATTCGTTCATCTTGCAGCGCGTCGACGAGAAGCAGGATGAAATTGAAGTGGCCATTGAGCTGGAGAAGGAGAAGCGGCTGAAGGGCATCGTATTCCTCGGCGGGTACTTCTCGCATTCCAAAGATAAGCTGGATCAGTTAACCGTGCCGTTCGTACTCAGTACGATTGGGATGACGGAAGAATTTGATCCTAACGATTACTCCTCTGTTTCCGTCGATGACGTCAAGGAAAGCTATAAAATCGTCGATTATTTATGCAATGAAGGACATCGCAAAATCGCAATCATTACCGCACCGATGGATGACGTAAGTATCGGTAAGCTAAGATATGAAGGGTACAAGCAGGCTTTGGAGCAGCACGGCATCGAATACAATGAGCGGCTGGTGCGCCCTATGCGGGAGGACATCGACAGCTACTCCATGGAGAACGGTTATGAGGTCACCAAGGAGCTGCTCCAGTCCGGCGAGGAATTCACGGCCATTTACGCCGTATCCGACAGCCTCGCGATCGGAGCGTGCAAAGCGATATTCGAAGCTGGCCTAAGCGTGCCCGAGGATTATTCCGTCGTAGGCTTCGACGGCCTGGATATTTCCTTCTACTATAATCCTTCGATCACGACCATCAAGCAGCCGACGGAGGAAATAGCGCAGGAGACGATTAAGATCTTATTCGATCTAATAGATAAAAAAATAACTCATGCCCATAAAACCTTCCCCGGCGAGCTGGTCATCCGGAATTCGACGAAACGTCTCAACTAG
- a CDS encoding NifU N-terminal domain-containing protein, whose product MALEVDVQATPNPNAVKISANETLFEGTRSISLKSGEETDHPLASALLGIEGVDNIFGLRDFVTITKKPEADWDPILEQAEEVFKKIYG is encoded by the coding sequence ATGGCATTGGAAGTTGATGTACAGGCCACCCCGAATCCGAACGCCGTGAAGATCAGTGCGAACGAGACGCTGTTCGAAGGCACGCGCAGCATATCCTTGAAGAGCGGTGAGGAGACGGATCATCCGCTGGCCAGCGCCCTTCTGGGCATCGAAGGCGTGGATAATATTTTTGGATTGAGAGATTTTGTGACGATTACGAAGAAGCCGGAGGCGGACTGGGATCCAATTCTGGAGCAAGCGGAAGAAGTATTCAAGAAAATTTACGGCTAA
- the htpG gene encoding molecular chaperone HtpG translates to MAKKQFQAESKRLLEMMINSIYTQREIFLRELISNASDAIDKIYYKALTDDNLVFNREDYFIKITPDKENRTLTISDTGIGMTEEELENNLGIIAKSGSLAFKKENEAKDGHNIIGQFGVGFYSAFMVADVVTVISKPFGSDQAFKWESEGADGYTIVPFDKATPGTDIILKIKENTEEDQYDEFLEEYRLRAIIKKYSDFIRYPIKMDVSGRRPKEGTENEFEEYKEEQTINSMVPIWRKNKNELTAEDYENFYHEKRYGFDKPLKHIHISADGAVVYNAILFIPENIPFDYYTKEYEKGLELYSNGVLIMDKCGDLLPDYFGFVKGMVDSEDLSLNISRELLQHDRQLTLIARNIKNKIKGQLQSMLKDEREQYEKFYNSFGRQLKFGVYNDYGMHKEDLQDLLMFYSSKEKKLVTLDEYVSRMPEDQKYIYYASGESIERIEKLPQTELVADKGYEILYLTDDIDEFALKTILSYKEKEFKSVSSGDLGIEPDEKDQETDESSNKELFEAMQGILGGKVKSVKASKRLKSHPVCLSAEGDLSIEMEKILKAMPSGQDVQADKVLEINVNHEVFQSLKAAHENDKEKLSLYTSLLYNQALLIEGLPVQDPVEFTNDICKIMV, encoded by the coding sequence ATGGCAAAAAAGCAGTTTCAGGCGGAATCCAAAAGATTGCTGGAAATGATGATTAACTCCATTTATACACAAAGAGAAATTTTTCTAAGAGAACTCATCTCCAATGCCAGCGATGCGATCGATAAAATATACTACAAGGCGCTGACTGACGACAATCTCGTGTTCAACCGCGAGGATTACTTCATTAAGATTACGCCGGACAAAGAGAATCGCACGCTGACGATTTCCGATACCGGGATCGGCATGACCGAGGAAGAGCTGGAGAACAACCTTGGGATCATTGCGAAGAGCGGCTCTTTGGCGTTCAAGAAAGAGAATGAAGCGAAGGACGGCCACAACATCATCGGCCAATTCGGGGTAGGCTTCTATTCGGCGTTTATGGTAGCTGACGTGGTGACCGTGATCAGCAAGCCGTTCGGCAGCGACCAAGCCTTCAAATGGGAGTCCGAAGGGGCGGACGGCTACACGATCGTTCCGTTTGACAAAGCGACGCCAGGCACCGATATTATTCTTAAAATCAAAGAGAACACGGAAGAGGATCAATACGATGAGTTCCTGGAAGAGTACCGTCTAAGAGCGATCATCAAGAAGTACTCCGACTTCATCCGTTATCCGATCAAGATGGACGTAAGCGGACGACGTCCTAAGGAAGGCACGGAGAACGAGTTCGAGGAGTACAAGGAAGAGCAAACGATCAACAGCATGGTGCCGATTTGGCGGAAAAATAAAAACGAGCTGACCGCAGAGGACTACGAGAATTTCTACCACGAGAAGCGCTACGGCTTCGACAAACCGCTGAAGCATATCCATATTAGCGCGGACGGCGCAGTCGTGTACAATGCGATCCTGTTCATTCCGGAGAACATTCCGTTTGATTACTACACGAAGGAGTACGAGAAGGGACTGGAGCTGTATTCCAACGGCGTGCTGATCATGGACAAATGCGGCGACCTCTTGCCGGATTATTTCGGCTTCGTCAAAGGGATGGTCGATTCCGAGGATCTGTCGCTCAACATTTCCAGGGAGCTGCTGCAGCATGACCGTCAACTCACGCTGATCGCCCGCAACATTAAGAACAAGATCAAGGGGCAGCTGCAAAGCATGCTGAAGGATGAAAGAGAGCAGTACGAGAAGTTCTACAATTCCTTCGGCCGCCAATTGAAATTTGGCGTGTACAACGACTATGGGATGCATAAAGAAGATCTTCAGGATCTGCTTATGTTCTATTCCTCCAAGGAGAAGAAGCTGGTTACGCTGGATGAATACGTCTCGAGAATGCCTGAGGATCAGAAGTATATCTATTATGCTTCCGGCGAATCGATCGAGCGGATCGAGAAGCTGCCGCAGACGGAGCTTGTCGCCGATAAAGGCTATGAAATCCTGTACCTCACCGACGATATCGACGAGTTCGCGCTCAAGACGATTCTGAGCTACAAGGAGAAGGAATTCAAATCGGTATCGAGTGGAGACCTCGGCATCGAGCCAGATGAGAAGGATCAGGAAACAGACGAGAGCAGCAACAAAGAGCTGTTTGAGGCGATGCAGGGCATTCTGGGCGGCAAAGTGAAGAGTGTTAAAGCCTCGAAGCGGCTGAAATCCCATCCGGTCTGCTTGTCGGCCGAGGGAGACCTATCGATCGAGATGGAGAAAATATTGAAGGCGATGCCGAGCGGCCAGGACGTTCAGGCCGACAAAGTGCTGGAAATCAACGTAAACCACGAGGTGTTCCAATCGCTTAAGGCGGCGCATGAGAACGATAAGGAGAAGCTGAGCCTGTATACCAGCCTGCTGTACAACCAGGCGCTGCTGATCGAAGGCCTGCCTGTGCAGGATCCGGTGGAATTTACGAATGACATTTGCAAAATCATGGTGTAA
- a CDS encoding putative RNA methyltransferase, with product MLIFHTIPAGTVICSVCSGTLELQDNSLICKSRHCFDIAKQGYVNFLLQAPKEKYDKRLFQSRARVSQAGVFRGLTDRLGEIVRNELERQRGELVQQKVVPPSLGQSPGERQHTTVAILDAGCGEGSHLSALVRHLAGTSGCKLVAAGIDISKAGIQLAAKANPGMLWGVADLAKCPFANGSFDIILNILSPANYSEFHRMLADDGLVMKVIPGTEYLQEIRRALHSETGRRTYSNDRTIELFRRHFELVDMQQVKYELLIEQKDWADLLQMTPLAWQAGEEQLRLMQAMNKQPVITFDFVILIGRKRYKR from the coding sequence ATGTTAATATTTCATACCATACCTGCCGGAACAGTCATTTGTTCGGTGTGCTCGGGTACGCTTGAGTTACAGGACAATAGTCTGATTTGTAAAAGCCGTCATTGCTTTGATATCGCAAAGCAGGGGTACGTCAATTTCCTGCTGCAAGCTCCGAAGGAGAAATACGACAAACGATTGTTTCAATCGCGTGCCCGAGTTAGCCAGGCTGGGGTGTTTCGCGGGTTGACCGACCGCCTGGGCGAGATTGTCCGGAACGAGTTGGAGCGGCAGCGGGGAGAGCTGGTACAACAAAAAGTGGTGCCGCCCAGCCTGGGTCAGAGTCCAGGGGAAAGGCAACATACCACCGTTGCGATATTGGATGCAGGCTGCGGAGAAGGCTCCCATCTATCGGCGCTGGTGCGCCATCTGGCGGGCACGTCAGGGTGCAAGCTTGTCGCCGCAGGGATAGATATTTCAAAAGCCGGCATCCAATTGGCAGCCAAGGCCAATCCCGGAATGCTGTGGGGAGTTGCCGATCTTGCGAAATGTCCTTTTGCCAACGGTTCCTTCGATATTATCCTGAACATCTTGTCCCCGGCGAATTACTCCGAGTTTCACCGTATGCTTGCGGATGATGGCTTGGTGATGAAGGTGATCCCGGGCACTGAGTATTTGCAGGAAATACGGCGGGCGCTGCACAGCGAGACGGGGCGGCGGACGTATTCCAATGACAGGACGATTGAGCTGTTTCGCCGTCATTTTGAGCTTGTGGACATGCAGCAGGTAAAATACGAGCTTCTAATAGAGCAGAAGGATTGGGCTGATTTGCTGCAGATGACTCCGCTGGCCTGGCAGGCCGGTGAGGAGCAGCTTCGCCTGATGCAGGCGATGAACAAGCAGCCTGTCATAACCTTCGATTTTGTCATTTTGATAGGCAGAAAGAGATATAAAAGATGA